The following proteins are encoded in a genomic region of Cellulomonas sp. ES6:
- a CDS encoding alpha/beta hydrolase, producing the protein MTALDTVLAWRPDAVAGLADHLAGCRRLLVALDDDLDAAAPPATWAGPSREAALRAHDALRRRLATTVAEIALVAVSADDAAASLTTARAELDATLAWARTHGYHVDHGTGRATDARCVADDDEARDRALVARELTDRVQQALRAAQHADTLLADALHRAAATDDPLPAAGLAAAGHAGAARGRHRLLRPPGGTPADAAAWWRSLTPEHQARVLARHPEWVGNLDGIPFAVRDQANRVLLDRYREELTAQREALRDPDNWDLDTAERLAVVEGKLAGLEAITRVLAEDPARSLLLLDVTGTHQLKAAVAVGDVDTAAHVAVFTPGFTTTVAGSLEDHVGSLDALRARADREGGRFGSGGSTAVVAWLGYEAPQWADWDEPRRFVTSEAPAASAGAGLARFLHGIDASRHDDPNLTALGHSYGSTATGLALRHQTGVDAAVFFGSPGLGTSDLGDLDIPADRVFRIEARNDPIADFGHFGSDPSHVVGLTGLSARETTIDGQRYAESTGHSAYLRDRTTSQHNIAAVVAGVPSRSVQDSGRGWGDVISMFNPNT; encoded by the coding sequence GTGACCGCCCTGGACACCGTGCTCGCCTGGCGCCCGGACGCCGTCGCGGGCCTCGCCGACCACCTCGCCGGGTGCCGCCGCCTGCTCGTGGCCCTCGACGACGACCTCGACGCGGCCGCACCGCCCGCGACGTGGGCGGGCCCCTCGCGCGAGGCCGCGCTCCGCGCCCACGACGCTCTGCGCCGGCGCCTCGCGACGACCGTCGCCGAGATCGCCCTCGTCGCCGTCTCGGCCGACGACGCCGCCGCGTCGCTGACCACCGCCCGCGCGGAGCTCGACGCCACCCTCGCCTGGGCCCGCACCCACGGCTACCACGTCGACCACGGCACCGGCCGTGCCACCGACGCCCGGTGCGTCGCCGACGACGACGAGGCCCGCGACCGGGCCCTCGTCGCGCGCGAGCTCACCGACCGGGTCCAGCAGGCCCTCCGCGCCGCCCAGCACGCCGACACGCTCCTCGCCGACGCCCTGCACCGTGCCGCCGCCACCGACGACCCGCTCCCCGCCGCGGGCCTCGCCGCGGCCGGCCACGCCGGTGCGGCCAGGGGCCGCCACCGCCTCCTGCGTCCACCGGGCGGGACCCCCGCCGACGCCGCCGCGTGGTGGCGGTCCCTCACACCCGAGCACCAGGCCCGCGTCCTCGCCCGGCACCCCGAGTGGGTCGGGAACCTCGACGGCATCCCGTTCGCGGTCCGGGACCAGGCGAACCGCGTCCTGCTCGACCGGTACCGCGAGGAGCTGACCGCCCAGCGCGAGGCGCTGCGGGACCCCGACAACTGGGACCTCGACACCGCGGAGCGGCTCGCCGTCGTCGAGGGCAAGCTCGCCGGTCTGGAGGCCATCACACGCGTCCTCGCCGAGGACCCCGCCCGGTCCCTGCTGCTGCTCGACGTGACGGGGACGCACCAGCTCAAGGCAGCCGTCGCCGTCGGTGACGTCGACACGGCTGCCCACGTGGCGGTGTTCACGCCGGGGTTCACGACCACGGTCGCAGGGAGCCTGGAGGACCACGTCGGCAGCCTCGACGCGCTTCGTGCACGCGCTGATCGAGAAGGCGGACGGTTCGGCTCGGGAGGGTCCACCGCGGTCGTGGCGTGGCTCGGCTACGAGGCACCGCAATGGGCGGACTGGGACGAGCCGCGGCGGTTCGTGACCAGCGAGGCCCCCGCGGCCTCCGCAGGCGCGGGCCTTGCTCGGTTCCTCCACGGCATCGACGCGTCCCGGCACGACGACCCGAACCTCACCGCTCTGGGCCACTCGTACGGCTCGACAGCCACCGGCTTGGCGCTGCGGCATCAGACCGGGGTCGACGCCGCGGTCTTCTTCGGCTCGCCGGGTCTGGGTACGTCCGATCTGGGCGACCTCGACATCCCGGCGGATCGGGTCTTCCGGATCGAGGCACGCAACGATCCGATCGCGGACTTCGGGCACTTCGGCTCGGACCCGTCCCACGTGGTCGGACTCACCGGCTTGTCCGCACGCGAGACGACGATCGACGGCCAGCGTTACGCGGAGTCCACCGGACACAGCGCGTACCTGCGGGACCGCACGACCAGCCAGCACAACATCGCGGCGGTCGTTGCCGGCGTCCCTTCCAGGTCGGTCCAGGACAGCGGTCGCGGGTGGGGCGACGTCATCAGCATGTTCAACCCGAACACATGA
- a CDS encoding LppA family lipoprotein — protein sequence MAAVAALSGCADRLSTEELEAEMTARPSMEQMLDHYEAMRREMVQVLDAEIGGLHWVADPVQMGASRSGCSTGGAITEAQEVETIGLLAEGTYESAYWHRSAELVLEVGRRFGFDDTATVVDRPGDFEVVGADEYGAVFHYGMAVNTILTLRTGCHLWEDRPGLDHEWPLPLRDPSSTPAPTG from the coding sequence ATGGCCGCCGTGGCGGCCCTGTCCGGCTGCGCCGACCGCTTGAGCACCGAGGAGCTGGAGGCAGAGATGACCGCTCGACCGTCGATGGAGCAGATGCTCGACCACTACGAGGCCATGCGCCGCGAGATGGTTCAGGTTCTCGACGCCGAGATCGGCGGGCTGCACTGGGTGGCGGACCCGGTGCAGATGGGCGCGAGCCGTTCGGGATGCAGTACCGGGGGCGCCATCACGGAGGCACAGGAGGTCGAGACCATCGGCCTTCTGGCTGAGGGGACCTACGAGAGCGCCTACTGGCACCGGTCGGCCGAGCTGGTGCTCGAGGTCGGCCGCCGCTTCGGTTTCGACGACACCGCGACCGTGGTCGACAGACCCGGGGACTTCGAGGTCGTGGGCGCCGACGAGTACGGCGCCGTCTTCCACTACGGCATGGCCGTGAACACGATCCTCACGCTCCGCACCGGGTGCCACCTCTGGGAGGACCGGCCGGGCCTGGATCACGAGTGGCCCTTGCCGCTGCGGGATCCGTCCTCGACGCCCGCGCCGACGGGGTGA
- a CDS encoding tripartite tricarboxylate transporter permease, with translation MDLALLLPMAGAALAAVLLYTLIGFIPGTDETSVLLPVTLALVLAGTDPQVVLAFFIAAVVTLNLTNSIPTALVGLPGGVLSAPMIDHALTLKREGRAAETIRKMAAGSVVGTLVAVPLALLIAGAITPWAEQLREYGSLLFVGGAVVLALLGRNRVLSLLAIIPLGLLFQGVQALYRQTGVLPEDGTITVSFFLSITAGPLLLSLATLLNPTLREALPRGPRTPVRITRGELRGAPLSPRRLLTRAELGASATVSAASTPLFFLSPVALTLLMGEAAGARAKQARDRASRAVTSMAALAHSTYLAGVIIPLVAVGLPLSPVAVGPANALFNAPPVLTLDRNLHHLLSTPQLVAAIVVGTVVALVLSYVLAVRYSFRLTALVTRYVPHEAVLALFVVFVLLLAYLDAGLVNVFAVLLVGLTCGTLNRLGVNFGVQFMSLYAAPWFVAHLM, from the coding sequence GTGGACCTCGCCCTCCTGCTGCCGATGGCCGGCGCCGCGCTGGCCGCCGTGCTGCTGTACACGCTGATCGGCTTCATCCCCGGGACCGACGAGACGTCGGTGCTGCTGCCCGTGACGCTCGCGCTGGTGCTGGCCGGCACCGACCCGCAGGTCGTGCTCGCGTTCTTCATCGCGGCGGTCGTGACGCTGAACCTCACGAACTCGATCCCGACGGCGCTGGTCGGGCTGCCCGGCGGGGTGCTGTCCGCGCCGATGATCGACCACGCCCTGACGCTGAAGCGGGAGGGCCGGGCCGCGGAGACGATCCGCAAGATGGCGGCCGGCTCCGTGGTCGGGACGCTCGTCGCGGTGCCGCTCGCGCTGCTGATCGCCGGTGCCATCACCCCGTGGGCCGAGCAGCTGCGCGAGTACGGCTCCCTGCTGTTCGTCGGCGGTGCGGTCGTGCTGGCCCTGCTCGGCCGCAACCGGGTGCTGTCGCTGCTCGCGATCATCCCGCTGGGCCTGCTGTTTCAAGGGGTGCAGGCGCTGTACCGGCAGACCGGCGTCCTGCCCGAGGACGGCACGATCACGGTCTCGTTCTTCCTGTCGATCACCGCCGGCCCGCTGCTGCTGAGCCTGGCCACGCTGCTCAACCCGACGCTGCGGGAGGCGCTGCCCCGCGGCCCGCGCACGCCGGTGCGGATCACCCGGGGCGAGCTCCGGGGCGCACCGCTCAGCCCCCGGCGCCTGCTGACCCGCGCGGAGCTCGGCGCGAGCGCGACGGTGTCCGCCGCGTCGACGCCGCTGTTCTTCCTCAGCCCCGTCGCACTGACCCTGCTCATGGGCGAGGCCGCGGGGGCCCGCGCGAAGCAGGCGCGCGACCGCGCGTCCCGCGCCGTGACGTCGATGGCGGCGCTCGCGCACTCCACGTACCTCGCGGGCGTCATCATCCCGCTGGTCGCGGTCGGGCTGCCGCTGTCACCAGTGGCCGTCGGGCCGGCGAACGCCCTGTTCAACGCCCCGCCCGTGCTGACCCTGGACCGGAACCTGCACCACCTGCTGTCCACGCCGCAGCTCGTCGCGGCGATCGTGGTGGGCACCGTCGTGGCGCTGGTCCTGTCGTACGTGCTGGCGGTGCGGTACTCGTTCCGGCTGACCGCGCTCGTCACCCGGTACGTCCCGCACGAGGCGGTGCTGGCGCTGTTCGTCGTGTTCGTGCTGCTGCTCGCGTACCTGGACGCGGGCCTCGTCAACGTCTTCGCCGTGCTGCTCGTCGGGCTGACCTGCGGCACGCTGAACCGGCTGGGCGTCAACTTCGGGGTGCAGTTCATGTCGCTGTACGCGGCCCCGTGGTTCGTCGCCCACCTCATGTGA
- the fni gene encoding type 2 isopentenyl-diphosphate Delta-isomerase, with product MTAEDPDGPATAPLGAQDEPGAAAQDARRKDDHVRLASAQHAEPQAHDFDHVRPLNHPLAAGNRSEVSLRATGRVLDWPVPLFINGMTGGTAHTATINRALALAARETGVPIASGSTGILHREPAAIPSFRVLRDLNPDGFVMANVNPNLTPAQARRSVEILEADALQVHVNPAQEIVMPEGDRDFTRWTDTIAAIVAEVGVPVVVKEVGAGMSRGTVARLRDLGVAAVDVSGRGGTDFTAIESARRTDGGMDYLAGWGQSAVEGLLDASSVDGVDLLASGGVRHPLDVVRALALGATAVGVAGGFLRVLLTEGEAALVARIQAWLEQVGDIMTLLGARTVADLRRVDLLITGPVREFCELRGVDAAAYARRSGL from the coding sequence ATGACCGCTGAGGACCCGGACGGCCCCGCCACCGCACCGCTCGGCGCCCAGGACGAGCCCGGTGCCGCGGCCCAGGACGCCCGCCGCAAGGACGACCACGTCCGCCTCGCGTCCGCCCAGCACGCCGAGCCGCAGGCCCACGACTTCGACCACGTGCGGCCGCTGAACCACCCGCTCGCCGCCGGGAACCGGAGCGAGGTCTCCCTGCGCGCCACCGGCCGGGTGCTGGACTGGCCCGTGCCGCTCTTCATCAACGGCATGACCGGCGGCACCGCCCACACCGCGACGATCAACCGCGCGCTCGCCCTGGCGGCCCGCGAGACCGGCGTGCCGATCGCCTCCGGCTCGACGGGGATCCTGCACCGCGAGCCCGCCGCGATCCCGTCGTTCCGGGTGCTGCGCGACCTGAACCCCGACGGGTTCGTCATGGCGAACGTCAACCCGAACCTCACGCCCGCGCAGGCCCGCCGGTCCGTGGAGATCCTCGAGGCCGACGCGCTCCAGGTCCACGTGAACCCGGCCCAGGAGATCGTCATGCCGGAGGGCGACCGGGACTTCACGCGGTGGACGGACACCATCGCCGCGATCGTCGCGGAGGTCGGCGTGCCGGTCGTCGTCAAGGAGGTCGGCGCCGGGATGAGCCGCGGCACCGTCGCCCGGCTGCGGGACCTCGGGGTCGCGGCCGTCGACGTGTCCGGCCGCGGCGGCACCGACTTCACGGCCATCGAGTCCGCGCGCCGCACCGACGGCGGCATGGACTACCTGGCCGGGTGGGGGCAGTCGGCCGTCGAGGGGCTGCTGGACGCCTCCTCGGTGGACGGGGTGGACCTGCTGGCCTCCGGCGGGGTGCGGCACCCGCTCGACGTCGTGCGCGCGCTCGCGCTCGGGGCGACGGCCGTGGGCGTGGCCGGGGGGTTCCTCCGGGTGCTGCTCACCGAGGGCGAGGCGGCCCTCGTCGCGCGCATCCAGGCGTGGCTCGAGCAGGTCGGCGACATCATGACGCTGCTCGGGGCGCGCACCGTGGCCGACCTGCGCCGGGTGGACCTGCTGATCACCGGGCCGGTGCGGGAGTTCTGCGAGCTCCGCGGCGTCGACGCGGCGGCGTACGCGCGGCGCAGCGGCCTCTGA
- a CDS encoding nuclease-related domain-containing protein: MVHGYEPGRPAARRARRLVRRRVADPARTTADGAGRPGPGDAAPTSTWFDDWLTGDEDAVVLDPPDGWTTLHDLRRPGSASRTLDCLAIGPGGVVVIQSLHWDGSATVVDGTLRLHGYGRTPDVAAAADSAGAVTSLLAPTHRRTVRAVVSLAGQDLPPATVRGGAVAVGEHRLAGWLAALPPVLAPADARLVRDYLAAELTGPASPELLTVDDVFRPREVWAAPDVPAQRPGQPDAGDGPVGGSDGELGRAPESVGGSDGEVGALDEPRDAGDLSDLGDLGDEAWPVGGPDATPGSTPGPFGGSDPTPGSSSGPVGGSDGDIGNRIDDSGWPEHGRGDTLRPAPARGAIGDGALRVGMLVLGLLTAGNILLAWLDAAG; this comes from the coding sequence ATGGTCCACGGGTACGAGCCCGGCCGGCCGGCGGCGCGACGAGCGCGGCGGCTGGTCCGGAGACGCGTCGCCGACCCCGCACGCACGACCGCGGACGGCGCCGGGCGCCCCGGTCCCGGTGACGCGGCCCCGACCAGCACCTGGTTCGACGACTGGCTGACGGGCGACGAGGACGCCGTGGTGCTCGACCCGCCCGACGGCTGGACGACCCTGCACGACCTCCGACGCCCGGGCAGCGCCTCCCGCACGCTCGACTGCCTCGCGATCGGCCCGGGTGGCGTCGTCGTCATCCAGTCGCTGCACTGGGACGGCTCCGCGACGGTCGTCGACGGCACCCTGCGGCTCCACGGCTACGGCCGGACCCCGGACGTGGCGGCCGCCGCCGACTCCGCCGGGGCGGTGACGTCGCTGCTCGCACCCACGCACCGCCGCACCGTCCGCGCCGTGGTCAGCCTCGCCGGCCAGGACCTCCCGCCCGCGACCGTCCGCGGCGGCGCCGTCGCGGTGGGCGAGCACCGGCTCGCCGGGTGGCTGGCCGCGCTGCCGCCGGTGCTGGCGCCCGCCGACGCCCGCCTGGTCCGCGACTACCTGGCCGCGGAGCTCACCGGACCGGCGAGCCCGGAGCTGCTCACCGTCGACGACGTGTTCCGGCCGCGGGAGGTCTGGGCGGCGCCGGACGTCCCCGCGCAGCGTCCCGGGCAGCCCGACGCGGGCGACGGGCCCGTCGGAGGCTCCGACGGCGAGCTCGGCCGGGCCCCGGAGTCCGTCGGAGGCTCCGACGGCGAGGTCGGCGCGCTCGACGAGCCCCGCGATGCCGGGGATCTCAGCGACCTCGGCGATCTCGGCGACGAGGCGTGGCCCGTCGGAGGCCCCGACGCGACGCCCGGCAGCACCCCGGGTCCCTTCGGAGGCTCCGACCCGACGCCCGGCAGCTCCTCGGGCCCCGTCGGAGGCTCCGACGGGGACATCGGCAACCGGATCGACGACAGCGGGTGGCCGGAGCACGGGCGCGGGGACACCCTCCGTCCCGCACCGGCCCGCGGCGCGATCGGGGACGGCGCCCTCCGCGTCGGGATGCTGGTCCTGGGGCTGCTGACCGCCGGCAACATCCTGCTCGCCTGGCTGGACGCGGCAGGGTGA
- a CDS encoding phosphomevalonate kinase: protein MSGGTTGGVPGGAIEVCAPGKLFVAGEYAVVEAGYPAVLVAVDRHVTVRLAPAEGAGSIASDQYGRLPVVWRRRGDRVVLDHDSRPFDYVLAAIDVVERFAAEQGRTLGFYDITITSELDDRSGRKFGLGSSAAVTAATVRALDRFYDLGLPTDRLLRLALLATVAVNPMGSGGDVAASLYGGWIRYAALDREWLRASLAAGEESGAERPLTALLDADWPGLSVRRLPTPRTMRLVVGWTGVPASTTRLVEAMQSRKEVAESHYPDFLAASRACVDALADAIERDDAPAAKAQIHRARGLLTSLARAAGVDIETPALRTLCETAESVGAAAKSSGAGGGDCGIVLVDAGTDLEPMLRDWELSDVRHLSLRVQPPREEHADDR from the coding sequence GTGAGCGGCGGGACGACCGGCGGGGTCCCCGGCGGCGCGATCGAGGTCTGCGCACCCGGCAAGCTCTTCGTCGCCGGGGAGTACGCGGTCGTCGAGGCCGGCTACCCGGCGGTGCTCGTCGCCGTGGACCGGCACGTCACCGTGCGGCTCGCCCCGGCCGAGGGTGCGGGATCCATCGCCTCCGACCAGTACGGCCGGCTGCCCGTCGTGTGGCGCCGTCGCGGCGACCGGGTGGTGCTCGACCACGACAGCCGCCCGTTCGACTACGTGCTCGCCGCGATCGACGTCGTCGAGCGGTTCGCGGCCGAGCAGGGCCGCACGCTCGGGTTCTACGACATCACGATCACCTCGGAGCTCGACGACCGGTCGGGCCGCAAGTTCGGCCTCGGGTCGTCGGCGGCGGTCACCGCGGCGACGGTGCGGGCGCTCGACCGGTTCTACGACCTCGGGCTGCCGACCGACCGGCTGCTGCGCCTCGCGCTGCTGGCGACCGTCGCCGTCAACCCGATGGGATCCGGCGGCGACGTCGCGGCGAGCCTCTACGGCGGCTGGATCCGGTACGCGGCGCTGGACCGCGAGTGGCTGCGCGCGTCGCTGGCCGCCGGCGAGGAGTCGGGGGCCGAACGCCCGCTGACGGCCCTCCTCGACGCCGACTGGCCCGGCCTGTCCGTGCGGCGGCTGCCGACGCCGCGGACCATGCGCCTCGTCGTCGGGTGGACCGGCGTGCCGGCCTCCACGACCCGCCTGGTCGAGGCGATGCAGTCCCGCAAGGAGGTGGCCGAGAGCCACTACCCCGACTTCCTCGCGGCGTCCCGCGCCTGCGTGGACGCCCTCGCGGACGCCATCGAGCGGGACGACGCCCCGGCCGCGAAGGCGCAGATCCACCGCGCCCGCGGGCTGCTCACGTCGCTGGCACGCGCCGCCGGCGTCGACATCGAGACCCCCGCGCTGCGGACGCTGTGCGAGACGGCGGAGAGCGTCGGCGCGGCGGCCAAGTCCTCCGGCGCGGGCGGCGGCGACTGCGGCATCGTGCTGGTGGACGCCGGCACCGACCTCGAGCCGATGCTCCGCGACTGGGAGCTGTCGGACGTGCGGCACCTGTCGCTGCGGGTGCAGCCGCCCCGGGAGGAGCACGCCGATGACCGCTGA
- the mvk gene encoding mevalonate kinase, translated as MKEPTIRTDRSTGTGHTRAKAILVGEHAVVYGEPAIALPLASLPMRATARREDGPLTLESVLYSGPLADAPEQLAAPRAAVEATLDHLGLPHRGIVLSTESTIPAARGLGSSAATAGALALALADLAGRTLTPQEHFDLVQVGERVAHGNPSGLDARTTASTEPIWFQAGEIRPLDLRLRAHLVVADTGVHGRTRVAVADVRSFRERHPARGDELVAELGQITRDVVLDLARDRPRELGARMTRAHGVLAELGVSSPELDRLVGAALAAGALGAKLTGGGQGGCLLALAADATSAGTIAAALRRAGAARTWLHRTDARRPAAPSAQVSLG; from the coding sequence GTGAAGGAGCCGACCATCCGCACCGACCGCAGCACCGGCACCGGGCACACCCGCGCCAAGGCGATCCTCGTGGGCGAGCACGCCGTCGTGTACGGCGAGCCGGCCATCGCCCTGCCGCTGGCGAGCCTGCCGATGCGTGCCACCGCGCGCCGCGAGGACGGGCCGCTGACGCTGGAGTCGGTGCTGTACTCCGGCCCGCTCGCGGACGCCCCGGAGCAGCTCGCCGCCCCGCGCGCCGCCGTCGAGGCGACCCTCGACCACCTGGGCCTGCCGCACCGCGGGATCGTCCTGTCGACCGAGTCGACGATCCCGGCGGCCCGGGGGCTGGGGTCGAGCGCCGCGACGGCCGGCGCGCTGGCGCTCGCGCTCGCGGACCTCGCCGGGCGCACGCTCACCCCGCAGGAGCACTTCGACCTGGTGCAGGTCGGCGAGCGGGTCGCCCACGGCAACCCCAGCGGGCTCGACGCCCGCACGACCGCCTCGACCGAGCCGATCTGGTTCCAGGCGGGCGAGATCCGCCCGCTCGACCTGCGGCTGCGCGCGCACCTGGTGGTCGCCGACACCGGCGTGCACGGCCGCACCCGGGTGGCCGTCGCGGACGTGCGGTCGTTCCGCGAGCGCCACCCCGCCCGCGGGGACGAGCTGGTCGCCGAGCTCGGGCAGATCACCCGCGACGTCGTGCTGGACCTGGCCCGCGACCGGCCCCGCGAGCTGGGCGCCCGGATGACCCGCGCGCACGGCGTGCTGGCGGAGCTCGGCGTGTCCTCCCCGGAGCTCGACCGGCTGGTCGGGGCGGCCCTCGCGGCGGGCGCCCTCGGCGCGAAGCTCACCGGCGGTGGCCAGGGCGGATGCCTGCTGGCGCTCGCGGCCGACGCGACCTCCGCTGGTACGATCGCCGCTGCCCTGCGCCGCGCGGGCGCGGCGCGCACCTGGCTGCACCGGACCGACGCGCGGCGACCCGCCGCTCCCTCCGCCCAGGTGTCCCTCGGATGA
- the mvaD gene encoding diphosphomevalonate decarboxylase — protein MTNSATAVAHANIALAKYWGKRDEALALPATSSLSLTLDAFHATTTVTLDPDADADTASLDGRPMSDGELGRVSRFLDLVRSLAGSSAHAVVDSVSTVPTGAGLASSASGFAALAGAAAAVYGLDLDARGLSRLARRGSGSASRSVFGGLVVWHAGTDDASSYAEPVPGAEPGGALDPAMAVVVLDAGRKAVSSREAMRRTVETSPFFPAWTDATERDVALMLDAVRAGDLAALGELAESNALRMHATMLGARPPVRYWTAHTVAVLDQVQALRADGLPCWATIDAGPNVKVLCAAPDLPALADALSEGGTRRVVTARPGPGLRVDAGGAA, from the coding sequence ATGACGAACTCCGCGACCGCCGTCGCGCACGCCAACATCGCCCTCGCCAAGTACTGGGGCAAGCGCGACGAGGCCCTGGCGCTGCCCGCGACGTCCAGCCTGTCGCTCACCCTCGACGCGTTCCACGCGACCACGACGGTGACGCTCGACCCGGACGCCGACGCGGACACCGCCTCCCTCGACGGCCGGCCGATGTCGGACGGCGAGCTGGGGCGCGTCTCCCGGTTCCTCGACCTCGTCCGGTCGCTCGCGGGGTCGTCCGCGCACGCCGTGGTCGACTCGGTCTCCACCGTCCCGACGGGCGCCGGGCTGGCGTCGTCGGCGAGCGGGTTCGCGGCGCTCGCCGGGGCGGCCGCGGCGGTCTACGGCCTGGACCTCGACGCGCGCGGGCTGTCGCGGCTGGCCCGGCGCGGCTCGGGCTCGGCGTCCCGCTCCGTGTTCGGCGGGCTCGTCGTGTGGCACGCCGGCACGGACGACGCGTCGTCCTACGCCGAGCCCGTCCCCGGCGCCGAGCCGGGTGGCGCGCTCGACCCGGCGATGGCCGTCGTCGTGCTGGACGCGGGCCGCAAGGCGGTCTCCAGCCGCGAGGCCATGCGCCGCACCGTCGAGACGTCGCCGTTCTTCCCCGCCTGGACCGACGCGACGGAGCGCGACGTCGCGCTCATGCTCGACGCCGTGCGGGCGGGCGACCTGGCGGCGCTCGGGGAGCTCGCCGAGTCCAACGCGCTGCGGATGCACGCCACGATGCTCGGCGCCCGCCCGCCGGTGCGGTACTGGACCGCCCACACCGTCGCCGTCCTCGACCAGGTGCAGGCGCTGCGGGCCGACGGGCTGCCGTGCTGGGCCACCATCGACGCCGGCCCGAACGTCAAGGTGCTGTGCGCCGCGCCCGACCTGCCCGCGCTCGCCGACGCGCTGTCCGAGGGCGGCACGCGCCGGGTCGTCACGGCCCGTCCGGGGCCGGGGCTGCGCGTCGACGCGGGGGGCGCGGCGTGA
- a CDS encoding NADH:flavin oxidoreductase/NADH oxidase has protein sequence MSPLTLRGTTFRNRVWLAPMCQYSAGPDGLPTDWHLAHLGARAVGGFGLVMTEATAVVPEGRISPQDVGIWGDEHVVAWRRVTDFVRSRGAVAGVQLAHAGRKASTYRGFGDGSGSVPEASGGWSTVAPSDLAFEGLAAPRELTADEVAAVPGQFAAATRRSLAAGFDVVEVHAAHGYLLHQFLSPLSNRRTDMWGGDLAGRARLLLATVDAVRAELPDDSPLLVRVSATDWAEGGLTVEDTAQVAVWLREHGVDLVDVSTGGNVLARIPVGPAYQVPAARQVRETAGIATSAVGLLTTPEIAEQVLADGSADAVMLGRPALFDPHWPLRAAQALDGDRPVLEHAGDPAATVVPAGATGWPVQYARGAWG, from the coding sequence ATGTCGCCCCTGACCCTGCGCGGGACCACGTTCCGCAACCGCGTCTGGCTGGCGCCCATGTGCCAGTACTCCGCCGGACCGGACGGCCTGCCCACCGACTGGCACCTCGCCCACCTGGGCGCCCGCGCCGTCGGCGGCTTCGGGCTCGTCATGACCGAGGCGACGGCCGTCGTCCCCGAGGGGCGCATCTCGCCGCAGGACGTCGGCATCTGGGGCGACGAGCACGTGGTGGCCTGGCGTCGCGTCACCGACTTCGTCCGCAGCCGCGGTGCCGTCGCGGGCGTGCAGCTCGCGCACGCGGGTCGCAAGGCGTCGACCTACCGCGGGTTCGGGGACGGCTCCGGTTCCGTGCCCGAGGCGTCGGGCGGCTGGTCCACGGTCGCGCCCTCGGACCTCGCGTTCGAGGGGCTCGCCGCCCCGCGCGAGCTCACCGCCGACGAGGTCGCCGCGGTACCCGGCCAGTTCGCCGCGGCCACCCGCCGGTCCCTCGCCGCCGGGTTCGACGTGGTCGAGGTGCACGCCGCGCACGGCTACCTGCTCCACCAGTTCCTCTCGCCGCTGTCCAACCGGCGCACCGACATGTGGGGCGGCGACCTCGCGGGGCGCGCCCGGCTGCTGCTCGCCACGGTCGACGCCGTCCGGGCGGAGCTGCCCGACGACAGCCCGCTGCTGGTGCGCGTCTCCGCCACCGACTGGGCCGAGGGCGGCCTCACGGTCGAGGACACGGCCCAGGTGGCGGTGTGGCTGCGTGAGCACGGCGTCGACCTGGTGGACGTCTCCACCGGCGGCAACGTCCTGGCCCGCATCCCCGTCGGCCCGGCGTACCAGGTGCCCGCCGCGCGGCAGGTCCGCGAGACGGCAGGGATCGCCACGTCGGCCGTCGGCCTGCTCACGACCCCCGAGATCGCGGAGCAGGTGCTCGCGGACGGGTCCGCGGACGCCGTGATGCTGGGGCGCCCGGCCCTGTTCGACCCGCACTGGCCGCTGCGCGCGGCGCAGGCCCTCGACGGCGACCGGCCGGTGCTGGAGCACGCGGGCGACCCGGCGGCGACGGTCGTGCCCGCGGGTGCCACGGGATGGCCCGTGCAGTACGCCCGCGGGGCGTGGGGCTGA